In the Oncorhynchus keta strain PuntledgeMale-10-30-2019 chromosome 16, Oket_V2, whole genome shotgun sequence genome, GAATGTGCAGCCTACGGAGTGATTATTCTGAATCAGGTATTATTAAACCATGACCAGTGGTGATAAAAATGAGATGCAGGCCTGTGCTCATTCAGTTCCTCCTCTGACATACTTGTCATACGTCCCCATGCAATGTGCATAGAAATATATCATTCAATCCTCTTTTGAAGGTTAGCCTATACTCCTCTGCCAAGCATCCTGCTCTATGCTTTTGTGTGCTTTCTCCATTTAGGTATCTTTTGAAATGCAACCGCAAAGAAGAAGAGGGAGTGCAGATTGAAGCGCAGCATGTGTGTTGCCCCCTTGTGAGTCGGGCTACGACTCTGCATTCTGCCTCGCACCATTTTCCCAGAGCTTGTGTCCCCTCCGCTGCTCTCCCCCTGAGCTCCCTGGTGACTCGTAACGACCAATCACCCCCTCCGCCCCTCCCTGGGGGACGGCAGCAGCTGCACAGAGTCACTGGGGACTTGGAACTTTACAGCTTGGACCCATGAGGCCATTTTCACTCAAACCAACAGCTCTGGGTTGGGGCCATGACTGACAGTGTTATTGTTGCAGTGGTCATTTCAACTCACTTGTGGTTTTGATTTTTGTTATGTTTCAAACATCTCTGACAACAAAatttaaataatacaaaacacaTTTAGCATTATGTACCAGAGTCACAAAATGCACAATTAAGTATCGATTCCATTCTATTATATTGTGTACACTACAAGACCAAAAGAATGTGGACCCCCCTTCAAAATTGGTGGATTCaaatatttcagccacacccgttgctgacaggtgtatgaaaAAAGGggacaccgccatgcaatctccatagacaaacattggcagtagaatggcgcgtactgaagagctcaatgactttcagtgtggcaccatcataggatactacctttccaacaagtcagttcttcacatttgtgccctgctagagctgctccggTCTACtcgaagtgctgttattgtgaagtggaaacgtatagtgtagacattgtctgtccccggttgcaacactcactaccgagttccaaactgcctctggaagcaacatcagcccaagaactgttcgtcgggagcttcatgaaatgggtttccatggccgagcagcctaagatcatcatgcgcaatgccaagcgttggctggagtggtgtaaagcttgcagcCATTGGCCTCTGGAGctgtggaaacgtgttctctggagtgatgaatcatgcttcaccatctggcagtccaacggatgaatctgggtttggcggatgccaggagaacgctacctgccccaatgtatactgccaactgtaaagtttgatggaagaggaatggtctggggctgtttttcaggctaggcctcttagttccagtgaagggaaatcctaacgctacagcatacaatgacattctacacGATtatgtgcttctaactttgtggcaacagtttggggaaggccctttcctgtttcagcatgacaaagaccctgtgcacaaagcgaggtccgtacagaaatggtttgttgagatcagtgtgaaataacttgactggcctgcacagagccctgacttcaaccccatcgaacacctttgggatgaattggaatgccaactgcgagccaggcctaatctcccaacatcagtgcccgacctcgctAATGCTCTTGTgcatgaatggaagcaagtccccgcagaagagtggaggctgttatagcagcaaagggcagaccaactccatattaatgcaaaTGTTTTTGAATGAGATGTagtgtattatattctactgaaGGGTTTAGTTTGCATGTAGTCTGGCTTCGGGTTGTATATGTCTGTGATGTAATACTGAAGTAGTCTAAACATCAACTGAATATTAGGGTATGGGTCAAATCTATACACTATTGGCTACACTGGAATGCCTGTTGAGTGTGTAGATACGGGCGCGACTCCCTCTTGTGGCGTCGCAGTTATTATGCGACGCCTCACTTAATCCACTTGCTAGGGAGGAGCGCAGGGCTCAGATGCTGGGGTCCTAGGCAGGCTGCGACTCTGTGGTTTGGTTTGGACTTCTCACTAAAAGAATGCCGCCAGTGGAATAGAATCGGACCATCCGGTGCTATTGAGCTACAAAAATATATTTACTGGTACTTCATTTGAGATTTTGTGACATTTTTGCTACCTCAAAGATCTCCAAGACTATCCTTGGCTGGAGCAGTCTTCAGTTTAAAAAAAGAAGGAATAGTTGATCCTGCATTTTCAGACAGAGGGAATGTGCTGTTATTGCGCATCAGTTGTATTTTGTTGTTGGGGAAAAAATACGCATTTAATAGATGAAACAATCTAGATACCAATGGAGCTTTTCATAAATTGAAGACAATTCACATATGTGAGAAGAATGTTCCATTTCATCTCGTTTTCTTTTAATATGGGAAACAAACAACactgaacaacaacaaaacacattaCGAATACCACTTTGTTTTGCCTTGGGATCCAACTATAAAGTTTTCTTTATGGAGTTTCAAAATGACATATTCTAATTTGATGAACGAAAGCAATGACGGAATATATTTTGAAAAAGCTCTCAACGAATCTTTCCTGGATCAAATCTtattcacagacaacagcaccAACTCCACCAGCTGCAAGAACATCACACTGGACCCCCAGGTCATTGCGGTCGGGGTCTTTCTATCCGTGTTCATCTTGGTGGCTATCGTTGGAAACATTTTGGTTATCCTCTCGGTGCTATGCAATAGACACTTACAGACCGTCACGAACTTCTTTATAGTCAACCTGGCCATAGCGGACTTGCTATTGAGCATTATTGTGCTTCCTTTCTCCGCGTCTTTGGAAGTGCTGGGATGCTGGGTGTTCGGCCGGATCTTCTGCAACGTCTGGGCAGCGGTGGATGTTCTCTGCTGCACCGCGTCCATCCTCAGCCTCTGCATCATCTCCATAGACAGGTACATCGGGGTCAAACACTGCCTCAAATACCCCACCATCATGACGGAGAAGAAAGCCGCCGTCATTCTGGTGTTGGTCTGGGTCTCCTCCATGGTCATCTCCATAGGACCGCTGCTGGGATGGAAGGAACCGCCGCCGACCGACGAGAGCGTCTGCAGCATCACCGAAGAACCGGGCTATGCCCTCTTCTCCTCGCTCTTTTCCTTCTACCTCCCGCTTATGGTCATCCTAGTGATGTATTTCAGGGTCTACGTGGTGGCTCGGAGGACTACCAAGAGTTTAGAAGCGGGGGTCAAACGGGAAAGAAATAAGTCGATAGAAGTGGTGCTTAGGATTCACTGTCGGAGCATGCTGGAGGATACTTCCAAGAGTAAAAACCACCCGTTCCGGAGTTCGCTGTCCGTGCGCTTGATGAAGTTCTCCCGGGAGAAGAAGGCTGCCAAAACCCTGGCGATTGTCGTCGGGATGTTCATCCTGTGTTGGCTACCGTTTTTCTTTGTTTTACCACTGGGTAAGTGTTGGATTGATTATCAACATTTAAATTGCAATTTATTGAGGGTACAGTTGAATTGGttctgtgttttttttaaacGGATGTAAAATATGTGTCTCGGAATCTGCAAATATGTGTGCGCGCTCGCGTGTGTAATCAGTAGGATTCACTGTAATGATTGACGAGTGTTCACTTCAATGCTGCCTGGATTGAGCCGATCCAACGTGTCCACAGTACTCAAATACGATTCAATTACTTTGAAGTTATATCTTGTTCACTGTGCTTATGTTTACATATTGAAGTGCACTATTTAGAACATGAAACGTGAAACAAGGATGTTTAAAATTCCTCCAAGTGCATAATTATTATGAGAAGGTTTTTCGGGGCAGCGTGCAAACTGCCAATACAATACAATCTTTTGATATCTGGAATTGTGAAGTTTGGGGTTTTATTTTTTGCCCCTACTGTAAAACGTACAGAGATGAGCACTATTGTCTCTGGTAGATCACAATGACGCACAATTACGCACGACATATGCTCTGTAATACTGTACTTAAACCAATCAGGAATAGTTCTAATTGTGGCATCATCAAACATAACTTCAAGTCCGGTATTGCATATACATGTGCAATTCATCGATTTATTGTTCGCAGTCCATAGACATAAAATATCATTCAATGGCGTCATCAGTTGTGCTTAAAGCTCTACTGTTTTGTAGCAGTATGTTGAAGAGCAAAAACAAGCCATTGTAATTCTGTCCAGACATAAAAGTACACTCAAGAAAAACAATTTTATTTATCATAGTGATTAAGGAGTCACATTCAAATATAtaatatgccccaccaacattagacaactatacagaaaaaCTCAAATTGCGTAAAGAAGTCAATGAAATCAATGACGAGAGAATAGTCAGATGAACTGACagctgacacagacatggtggtgTAGCAGGAAGATGGGCATGTCATGAACCAAGCGGTTGTGAGGACATGTCGAATCATAATTACTATATAAATGAACATGCACCATTTAAATCAACTAAATTGAAAACATTTCATGTTTTAAGCTGTGAGTAATCAGTTGCACGACCATTTTCAGTTAAGATTCCCAAATAGTAGTTTCAAGTCGAATGAAGGTATGAGTTGAGCAAACGTCATTTTAAATTGACCGAATGTTTGACAAAGTTTTCCCAAGTTGGAGCTTGGTTTGGACCAACTAAATGATTTTTGTTCAGGTAACACTTGAGCGGAAAACTTGAAATAATTCGTTGAAATAACTagagttgtgttgttgttgttttttacagtgAATTTATCTGCAACAACAGCTCAATAGAAAAAGGAGTCGAAAGGGAGTAGAAGGTGTAGTAACGCATAGATACACAACACTATATACTATACAGATAATCAAACAGCAATAAAATCCATGTGTAAGAGTAAGTGTTAGAACCTTTGGCTGATGATGATTTGAGAAACAAACAGGTGACTTGTTCACAGAGCAGCAGACGGTCAATAAAATGCTAACGAATAGAAAGGTGCTTTAATGGTGAAATGGGGTCGGGTGTAGAGATGAGAGGCATAACAGGAGGAATCAAAAGCCACTGATTATGTCAGGTAATAGGTTTTATTAGGAGCATCAATGGGAAAGACTGGGGAATAGCGGAGCCATTTAGGATaacatcccactgggcaaaaactagtagaatcaacattgtttccacgtaatttcaacCCCACAGAATGacgtgatgacattgaatcaacatGGGAAACTGATTGGATCAACTTAAAAgcatttcatatttttttcaccCAAATTTTTACcgaaatccaatgacatggtgacattttttgttgaaTTCACGTTATTTGAGaactgagtggcgcagtggtataaagacactgcatctcaatgcaaggggtgtcactacagtccctggttcaaatccaggctgtatcacatctggctgtggtCTCGTAGGGCtgcgcacagttggcccagcatCGACTGGgataggccgtcgttgtaaatacatatttgttctttaactgacttgcctaattaaataaaggttaaatccaTTTAAAAAACAATTACATACAAAAAAATCTTAACTAGATGTTGATCTGGCGTCTCTGCCCAGTTTGATGTCAAGTAAGAAAGACACACATTGTACACCAATGGCAgtcagtgccatttaagatgagggaggacacaCCTTtcttttcatgagcatggccttatttctcttacagcatattggatggcTGTCATTCACATTCcgttcacccagttcaatgtaacattgatagttTTAGGTTtctacatgatactcacattttccctatactcatcatgaggttgctacaacctagcctaggaatgaaagtttacaacgtaggtgcacactgGTCGAGAGAACATTTTAAGGTGACAGaaagtgacacatggacagacagtgacgCATTCAATACTGCCTTACACACtagcctgcatctagctgatctagggtgtaatcattagtccaacagttgcaaacagagtgtttctattggacaaattcaggaaAGTTTGTCCCTGTTTCgttctgtttgcttctgttttaagaaacatttttcaactgAATTTTGctaaatgaatacacccctgatcacacgtaaacacagttccctttcatagcagccacgttgtattccttctcgcatctatgcgctctcctcTTCTTACCTTTTCACTTCGCTTGTGGACTCCAATCCACAACACACCGGCAAAATCTAAGACATTagaatgcctatttactctgttccatctgactgcgcaatccattgtctcatcagcccagccagggaATGTATGAatttgatctccactataaaaagcatctagacattatctcacatatCTTTTAGACTATCATTTAGTTTTCAACGTCGGAAATTTGTATGaaccttgttgtctgtctatgaCATTTGCAACACTgcttcaatattcaaattcgatctccagctgccCCATAGTAAGGAACGTGTCGGGAGTTGGgactagacagacaggcaggcagcatttctcagccagtcaaaatcatgaatcagccagcatcatttttatggatatacagtgcattcggaaagtattcagaccacactttctccacattttgtaatgctacagccttattttaaaatggattaaatagttgttccccctcatcaatctacacacattaccccataatgacatagcaaaaacaggtatttaaacatttttgcaaatgtatcccccaaaaaaacataaatatcacatttacataagtattcagaccctttagtcagcactttgttaaagcacctttggcagcgattacagcctcaagtcttcttcggTAGGACGCTACAagcgtggcacacctgtatttggggagtttctcccattcttctctgcagatcctctcaaaatctgtcaggttggatgaggagcgtcgctGCCCAGCTactttcaagtctctccagagatgttcgatctggtttaagtccgggttctggctgggccactcaatgacattgagAGACTTTTCCCCAAAGTAAATTCCACGTTGTCTTGGCTGcatgcttagggttgttgtcctgttggaaagtaaaCCATCCCAGTCTGATACTTTTCTCTCAtcgttccctcgatcctgactagtctcccagtccctgccgctgaaaaacctcCCTGCAGCATGATGATGCCAAGTTTCCTCCAAGTGCATAATTATTATGAGAAGGTTGCCGGCAGCGTGCAAACTGCCAATACGAAACACAATTTTTATATCTGGAATTTTGaggtttttatttaaattttttgCCCTTACAGTAAATGTACGGAGATGACCACTATTGTCTCTGGAAGATAAACGTAGCAGACTGAGCAAATTCACAATTACTCACAATTACGCAAGACATATGCTAAacctgtaagttagccatagttagCTTGCTaccaagcaagggataagaacgttgccagccggTATggaaatggaacatttagaacgaacgactgggtctcgtgtccatagacacagaacaaaaagactaaacAACTGGGTtgtgtctctggcaaccgaaccgatagaacgtACGACCaaccggcttgggtagcaaccttagatttgtgtcgggactatatcttgtggaaggatgaaatagtatgaataaattcatcaaaataacgttttaaagaaaaatatgtcaatcattaattgaatatgttggtaacttgttgtataaaagtgataatgcccttgaAGCCAGTTGTTGGACCTCAACTTTGTCTCGGGTCTAACAacaccgtgccaatatatcctccaaacactggcttcttgggcattatcacttaaattaACCAAAGTAAAGTCATAGTAAACATAGTTATTAGAACGAACGCGTttgtaaacccgctacaatcctgcagtaacgttacagtgtatCGTCAGTCAGCAGTTCAGCACTTACACCTTCGGGCCCCGGAGGCATTATATTAGTAAAAACCAAACTTACTTTGAAGAGTTCCAGTGTAACCAGACAGCTaatatagcatccctctgtttgagcagggtgtttgagtaggttaaactagctagctgcattagcTTGCAaagtaatttaaattgaaaatgaaaaataaatagaaaagattaaatctctctctgtctcttgcttcTTCTTTATTTTGGAAGAAATGTAATGTATGTGTTCAAAACTGGTCAACtattgtgtttctctctctttgagtcaactactcaccacatgttatgcactgcagtgctagctagcagtagcttattctttcagtactagattcaaatcaaatcaaatcttattagtcacatgcgccgcaTACAAAAGGTTCAGACCTTaaagggaaatgcttacttacaagcccctaaccgaCAGGGCAGTTAAAAAATATGGATACGAATAAGAGATAAaggtaacaagtaattaaagagcagcagtaaaaaataacaataaatgacagtacagagttgatgtgcgggggcactggttagttgaggtagtatgtacatgtaggtagagttaagtaatgtgactatgcatagatgacaacagagcgGGGCagtgtgaggggggggggggcaatgccaTTTGACTAGCAGtacagaagtcttatggcttgggggtagaagctgttagaagcctcttggacctagacctgGCGCTAcgttaccgcttgccgtgtggtagcaga is a window encoding:
- the adra1d gene encoding alpha-1D adrenergic receptor, whose protein sequence is MTYSNLMNESNDGIYFEKALNESFLDQILFTDNSTNSTSCKNITLDPQVIAVGVFLSVFILVAIVGNILVILSVLCNRHLQTVTNFFIVNLAIADLLLSIIVLPFSASLEVLGCWVFGRIFCNVWAAVDVLCCTASILSLCIISIDRYIGVKHCLKYPTIMTEKKAAVILVLVWVSSMVISIGPLLGWKEPPPTDESVCSITEEPGYALFSSLFSFYLPLMVILVMYFRVYVVARRTTKSLEAGVKRERNKSIEVVLRIHCRSMLEDTSKSKNHPFRSSLSVRLMKFSREKKAAKTLAIVVGMFILCWLPFFFVLPLGSFFPALKPSDMVFKVIFWLGYFNSCINPVIYPCSSKEFQRAFTRLLRCQCHRRRRVLRRFYNQRWRTAVKGPHHQGIGGREMDIMGISNARVTDCQPEYTLNHESCGSSHYYKGSKGPSLSFKGWSLFPPLQKSSFQLKEKMNNLSNKIKGGPGGKGGVAAPALARTEIDTVSMGIYNDVAEQSCYQIYDLTECYGLKETDI